In Rutidosis leptorrhynchoides isolate AG116_Rl617_1_P2 chromosome 2, CSIRO_AGI_Rlap_v1, whole genome shotgun sequence, one genomic interval encodes:
- the LOC139891616 gene encoding ubiquitin-conjugating enzyme E2 28 — MASKRILKELKDLQKDPPTSCSAGPVAEDMFHWQATIMGPPDSPYSGGVFLVTIHFPPDYPFKPPKVAFRTKVFHPNINSNGSICLDILKEQWSPALTISKVLLSICSLLTDPNPDDPLVPEIAHMYKTDRSKYETTARSWTQKYAMG, encoded by the exons ATGGCTTCGAAACGGATCTTGAAAGAACTCAAGGATCTTCAGAAAGATCCTCCTACCTCTTGCAGTGCtg GCCCAGTGGCTGAAGACATGTTTCACTGGCAAGCAACCATTATGGGTCCGCCCGATAGTCCGTACTCGGGTGGAGTGTTTCTAGTTACTATTCATTTCCCTCCAGATTACCCGTTTAAACCACCTAAG GTGGCTTTCAGGACAAAGGTTTTTCACCCGAACATCAACAGCAATGGTAGCATTTGTCTTGATATTTTGAAGGAACAGTGGAGCCCAGCTCTTACGATTTCCAAG GTTTTGCTGTCGATATGTTCCCTGTTGACGGACCCAAACCCAGATGACCCGCTTGTACCTGAGATAGCTCACATGTACAAGACAGACAGGAGCAAGTATGAGACAACGGCTAGGAGCTGGACCCAGAAGTATGCCATGGGCTAG